The genomic segment TTTTGTTAAAGATATCTCTTTTAAATATTCAGCTGCATGGAAAATCCCTTCTGCATTATGGTTTTCTAAAGATCTATCAATTCTTCCTAATTGTTTTCCAACAGCAATTAAAATTGCATCATAATTCTTTTCTAATTCTTCAAAACTTATATCTTTTCCAATTTCTGTAGATAATTTTACTTCTACACCTAATTTTTCTAATATTGAATATTCTTTATCTATTACTTCTCTTGGAAGTCTGTACTCTGGAATTCCAACTCTCATCATTCCACCAAACACAGGTAACTTATCAAATATTGTAACTTCATATCCTTCTTTTGCTAAATCTATTGCACCTTGAGCACCTGCTGGTCCTGCTCCTATTATAGCTACTTTTTTACCATTTTTAGCTTTTTTACTTATATCCCAACTATTTGAATCATCAAAATTATCTGCTGCATATCTTTTTAGTGATGCAATTGCTATCGGTGAATCTTCTTCTCCTCTTCTGCAATTTTGTTCACAAGGATGAGCACATATTCTTCCTAATGTTCCAGGTAAAAACAATTTTTCTCTAATAGTTTTTATTGCTTCTTGTCCTTTTCCCTCTCCAATTAATCTTACATAACTCTTTACATCAGTGTTCATTGGACAATTACTTTTACAAGCAGCTTCCGAATCACCCATACAGTTTTCAACAATATCTTTCATTTTCAAAACGATATTTTCATTTAACATCTAACAATTTCCTCCAAAAAAATTTAGTCTATTAGTATTCTACCTCCAATTATTTTTTATGTCAACTTTTAAATCCTTACTTAAAAGACTTTGATAAAAAAATAACTTTTTTTGGCTATATTTTTGTCAAAAATTTTTTTTCTTCACCAAAATTAACTTTTTTTGTTATAATAATACTAGAATTTCATTTTAGGGGTGAGTTATGATACAAAAGATTTATTTTTTATTTTTTATTTTTCACTTAACAGCTTTGAGTTCTACTTCTTCTCTTTATAATTCATTAAAATTAAAAGATAAAATGAATTATAAAGTATTTAAAAACGCAATTAAAGGAGCTTCAAAAATCAAAGGTAAAGATTTTCAATTTTTAACAGTTATTGATTTTACAAAACCATCTACAGAACCTAGATTTTCAGTTATCGATTTAAAAAGAAAAAAATTACTTTACTACACTTATGTATCCCATGGAAAAAATAGTGGTAAAGTTGTTGCTACAAAATTCTCTAATGCTCCAAATTCATTTCAAAGTTCATTAGGATTTTTTGTAACTGATACAAGACCTTATATTGGAAGTTATGGTTATTCATTACGATTAAAAGGTTTAGAAAATCGTTTTAATTCCAATGCCTATGATCGAGCTATTGTAATCCATGGAGCTGAATACGCTTCTAAAAAATATATTGATCAAATGGGATTTTTAGGACGAACTTTAGGATGTCCTGCTATTCCCACTGAATTATCAAAAGAAGTTATTGACTTACTTTCGAATAATTCAATTATATTTATTGCTGGAAATGACAATAAATATTTGAAAGAAAGTACTTTTATAAATTAAAAAAAGGAGATTTTTAATCTCCTTTTTTTAGTACTGATTTATTTCTTTTAACCAATCGCCATTATCAGTTAAGAAATTTTCTATTTTTAACTCAGCACTTTTATTTAAATTAAATTTTATTATCCCCTCTTTTTTTTCCCCATCTATTTCTATTAAAAATTTATGATTTAACCCCTTTAAATCCATTACAATCTTTTTATTTTTTCCTAACTTTTTATCTTTTCCCCCATCTACTTTGATTATTAAATTTTTACTCATTTGTTTATCTGTATAAATATTATTAATTATCAATGTATGTTCTTGTCCACTTGAATAAAATCCCCAACTTATTATTATAACTATTACAAAAAAAAGAGTTATACTTATTTTTTTTCTCATATACTTTCCCCCTCGCATTTAGAAAAATCATCTTTTTGCTTAGCTCTTTTTTCCTTTTCTCTTCTCCATTCATGCATTACTAAAACCAATGCAATTATTCCGTAAGATACAAATACTCTAAAATATTCTCCTATCTGTGCTGATCCCATTA from the Candidatus Cetobacterium colombiensis genome contains:
- a CDS encoding murein L,D-transpeptidase catalytic domain family protein produces the protein MIQKIYFLFFIFHLTALSSTSSLYNSLKLKDKMNYKVFKNAIKGASKIKGKDFQFLTVIDFTKPSTEPRFSVIDLKRKKLLYYTYVSHGKNSGKVVATKFSNAPNSFQSSLGFFVTDTRPYIGSYGYSLRLKGLENRFNSNAYDRAIVIHGAEYASKKYIDQMGFLGRTLGCPAIPTELSKEVIDLLSNNSIIFIAGNDNKYLKESTFIN
- a CDS encoding DUF6672 family protein codes for the protein MRKKISITLFFVIVIIISWGFYSSGQEHTLIINNIYTDKQMSKNLIIKVDGGKDKKLGKNKKIVMDLKGLNHKFLIEIDGEKKEGIIKFNLNKSAELKIENFLTDNGDWLKEINQY